The following nucleotide sequence is from Dehalogenimonas formicexedens.
ATGTAGCCACCGCCGGTTCAGGAGCCAGGGTCACCGCCTGGCGGTACATGGCCGCTGACGCCACTTCCTTGAGCATAGCCGTTTCCAGGATTTCAGATAGTTCCGCGTTCATCAAACCTCGATTAAAATGGTGATATCGTTTTCGCTATTCTAAAAGGCGTAAGCCGCAAGTGTCAATCGAACCCCGGCAACGCCTTTGCCGCAACTTTTGATTCAGGTATAATCAGGATTAATTACGGTTGGAGCTTATCATGGGCTATAACAAAATCCTCATCCCCCTTGATGGTTCGGAATCGGCCGAACTGGCGTTGCCATATTCGCGAAAACTAGCCGATGGTCAATCAACCCTGGTGTTGTTCAGCGTCTGCCCTGAGGATGAATTACGGCTGTGCCGGCTTAACAGCGCCTACCTTGGGCTGCAGGCCGAGGCGCTCAAGGCGGCTGGATATCAGGCCGTCAGTCATACGGAACCAGGAGACCTGGCGGAACGGATTAAAGACTATGTCGCCAAAGAAGGCGTGGACTTGATCGTCGTCTGCCGGCAGGGCCATTCGGACCTCAGCAAGGAGGAAAAAGTACTTCAGAACCTGGTAACGGAACGCTGTTCCCTGTTTTTGGTGAAGCCCGGCAGCGGCCAGCCCAAGTTGACCAAAATCCTCCTGCCGCTGGACGGTTCGATCGTATCCGAGAACGCGATTCCTCACGTGATCCGCCTGGCTCAGATTACCAGAGCCGAAGTGTTGCTGCTCTCGGTCAATGGCTATCCGGAAATCCCGTCCGACCGCCCGCCGGCAGCCAAGCCGAGCTGGGAGGAATATGCCCTTATTCTGATGAAAGAAGTGCGGGAACAGGCCCGGGAATATCTTGGCCGCGTTGCCGCTGATTGCAAAAAGGCCGGGGTGACAGCGAAAACAAGCGTGGTTTTCGGAGGCATCGCCGAGAGCATCGTCAGGGTTGCCGAAGAACACAAGGCGGATGTCATCGCCATGGCTACTCACGCCCGCACTGGGATTGACCGGTGGGTGTATGGTAGCGTCGCCGCCACCGTGAGTTCGGCAACAACGCTTCCGATGCTGCTCGTCCGCGAGACCGAGGTCTGATATTTCGAACTTGGGGGAAGATTGAAACGACAAACAAGAGTAGTGCCGGCGCTGCTAACCGATGAAGCGCAGGCTCTCAATAAAATGGTTGAATCTATCTCGGGACAGGTTCCCTGGGCTCAGGTTGACATAATGGACGGACAGTTCGTTCCGTCGAAGAGCATAGGCTGGCGGGAAATCAAAGCGGCCAAGCTTCCGTTTGATTGGGAAGCCCACCTCATGGTCAAGGAGCCTGAGTCTTATTTTTCAGGATTCAAATCAGCGCGCGCCCGGAGGGTGATCTTTCATTTCGAGGCGGTAGAGGATCCAAGAACAGTCATCGAGAAGGCGGTTAAGCTTGATCTCGAAGTGGGCATGGCGATCAATCCCGGCACCCCGGTTTCAGCCGTCGTGGACTTCCTGCCGCTACTGGACAGTGTTCTGATCATGTCGGTCATTCCGGGATTCTACGGCTCAAAATTCATCCCGGAAGTGCTGGACAAGGTGGGCGAGATCAGGGCGATCAGACCGGAAATCCCGATTGGCATCGATGGAGGCATAAAAGAAGCCAACATCCTGGAAGTCACCGCCAGCGGAGTCGATGACATCTGTGTTGGGTCGGGGATATTCCTGAGCGGCGACCCCGCCGGTTCATGGAGGCGCCTTCAAGCGTTAGTGAACGCCGCAAAACGTTAAATACCCGGCTGGTTTTTAAGGGCAGCCCGTTCAATCTCCATGACCTTGTCCAGGCGCCTGCGATATCTTGGCTCATCGCGGAAGGAAGCGCACAAGAAGGTCCTCGATATTTCCAGCGCCAGCGACAGCCCCAGCACCCTGGCTCCCAGACACAGGACGTTCATGTTGTCGTCTTCGACTGCCTGGCGAGCCGAATAGGTATCATGACAAACAGACGCCCGTATACCGGGAACCTTGTTTGCCGCAATACAGGCTCCGGCGCCCGAACCGCAAATAAGGATGCCCCGCCGCGAACCGCCGGAGTTAATTTCCCTGGCCACTCTTTCGGCGTAGTCGGGGTAATCGTCATCCTGCAAAAATTCATTGGCGCCGAGATCGATGACCCTGTGGCCTTCGCTCTGGAGCAGGGGCACCAGCATCTGTTTGAGCGAAAATCCGCCGTGATCAGCGGCAATAACCAGGTTAACCATCGCCCTGCCTCGATAAATACTCAGCGGTTTGTATAACATGTTCTGCGGTAAAACCGAGTTTTTCCATAACGATGTTTCCGGGAGCCGAAGCGCCGTAATGATCCAGGCCGATGATGACGCCCCGTGGACCGGCATAACGTTCCCAACCCAAAGACCTGCCAGCCTCAATGGTTATCCGGCGCCAGGTTTGCGGCGGTAAAACCTCGTTGCGATAAGCCTCTGGCTGGGAATCGAAAACCTCCCAGGACGGCAGCGATACCACCCGGGCGGATATTCCCATGTCTTTGAGTTTCTTGCCTGCTTCCAGAGCCAAATGGACTTCGGAGCCTGTGCCGATAATTATCACCCTCGGATCGGCATCTGATTGCCAAAGGATGTAACCGCCTTTACGGATGAGTCCAACATCGCTCATTCCGGAGCGATCGATGGTGGGTACTTTCTGCCTTGTGAGAACGAGTGCCGTCGGGCCATCACGGCGCTCTATGGCCATCTCCCAGGAAACAGCTGTTTCAGCCGCATCGGCCGGCCGCAGGGTCACCAGACCAGGCACTGAACGCAGCCCCAGTATTTGTTCGACCGGTTGATGGGTTGGCCCGTCTTCTCCCAGACCGATGGAATCGTGGGTGTAAACAAAGATCACCCGCAAACCCTGGAGAGCCGCCAGGCGCACCGGAGGGCGCATATAATCGTAAAAAGCCAGGAAAGTCGCGCAGTATGGGATCACGCCGCCGTGTAACGCCAGGCCGTTGCAGATGGCGCCCATGGCATGCTCGCGGACCCCGAACTGGAGGTTCCGCCCGGCACCGTTGCCGGCTCCGAAAATGGTATCGAATTCAAGGACTGTTTTGGTTGACGGCGCCAGGTCGCCGGAGCCTCCGATCAGGTTGTCAACCTTCTTACCAAGCAAGTTCATTGCCTTACCGGAGGCCTCACGGGTCGCCAGGGGCTTGTCGGCGGGTTTGAACATTGCCTCGACACCCTCATTCCATCCTTCAGGCAATTTGCCGTCGATGAAAGACTTGAACTTTACCGCCTCCTCAGGGTAGACGGCGGTGTAGGCATCGAAGATACTTTGCCATTGTGCCTGCCCCGATTTTCCAGCTTCGACAGCAGACATGTTTCGCCTGACCTCTTCAGGAATGAAAAACGGCTCGGTGTAAGGCCAGCCAAGGTTTTTCTTGGCGGCGGCCAATTCGGCTTCGCCTAGCGCTTCGCCGTGCGCGGCACCCGTATTGGCTTTAGTCGGTGCCCCGTAACCGATGACAGTCCGGCAGATAATGAGTTTCGGTTTTTCTGTCTCTTCATGGGCTTCAGCCAATGCGGCTTCGACCTCGTTGATTTCCATACCGTTGATTGGTCCGATAACGTGCCAGCCGTAAGCTCGGAAGCGAGTGCCGACATCTTCGCTGAAATAATTGGAGGTATTACCCTCTATGGTGATGTTGTTATCGTCGTAAAGATAGATGATTTTTCCGAGTCTAAGAGTCCCGGCCAACGACGCCGCCTCGGCGGAAACACCTTCCATAAGATCGCCATCGGAACAAATAGCGTAAGTGTAATGATCGACAATGGTGTGATCCGGCTTATTGAACCTGGCGGCCAGCCAACGTTCTGCGATGGCCATGCCTATGCCGTTGCCAAAACCCTGGCCCAAGGGTCCTGTGGTGGCTTCGACACCCGGTGTCAAACCATGTTCCGGATGTCCGGGAGTTTTTGATCCCCACTGGCGGAATTGTTTGATTTCATCCAGTGAAAGGTCATAACCGGTGAGGTGGAGTAGTGAATATAACAACGCCGATGCGTGCCCGGCCGAAAGAACGAAACGGTCCCGGTTTGTCCAGGCGGGGTCCGCAGGGTTGTGTTTCAGAAATTTCTGCCACAGTACATAAGCCATGACCGCGGCGCCCATTGGCGCGCCTGGATGACCTGAAACTGCCTT
It contains:
- a CDS encoding universal stress protein; this translates as MGYNKILIPLDGSESAELALPYSRKLADGQSTLVLFSVCPEDELRLCRLNSAYLGLQAEALKAAGYQAVSHTEPGDLAERIKDYVAKEGVDLIVVCRQGHSDLSKEEKVLQNLVTERCSLFLVKPGSGQPKLTKILLPLDGSIVSENAIPHVIRLAQITRAEVLLLSVNGYPEIPSDRPPAAKPSWEEYALILMKEVREQAREYLGRVAADCKKAGVTAKTSVVFGGIAESIVRVAEEHKADVIAMATHARTGIDRWVYGSVAATVSSATTLPMLLVRETEV
- a CDS encoding ribulose-phosphate 3-epimerase, whose amino-acid sequence is MKRQTRVVPALLTDEAQALNKMVESISGQVPWAQVDIMDGQFVPSKSIGWREIKAAKLPFDWEAHLMVKEPESYFSGFKSARARRVIFHFEAVEDPRTVIEKAVKLDLEVGMAINPGTPVSAVVDFLPLLDSVLIMSVIPGFYGSKFIPEVLDKVGEIRAIRPEIPIGIDGGIKEANILEVTASGVDDICVGSGIFLSGDPAGSWRRLQALVNAAKR
- a CDS encoding RpiB/LacA/LacB family sugar-phosphate isomerase, which gives rise to MVNLVIAADHGGFSLKQMLVPLLQSEGHRVIDLGANEFLQDDDYPDYAERVAREINSGGSRRGILICGSGAGACIAANKVPGIRASVCHDTYSARQAVEDDNMNVLCLGARVLGLSLALEISRTFLCASFRDEPRYRRRLDKVMEIERAALKNQPGI
- the tkt gene encoding transketolase, which encodes MNNSALDDLSINTIRFLSADMVQKAVSGHPGAPMGAAVMAYVLWQKFLKHNPADPAWTNRDRFVLSAGHASALLYSLLHLTGYDLSLDEIKQFRQWGSKTPGHPEHGLTPGVEATTGPLGQGFGNGIGMAIAERWLAARFNKPDHTIVDHYTYAICSDGDLMEGVSAEAASLAGTLRLGKIIYLYDDNNITIEGNTSNYFSEDVGTRFRAYGWHVIGPINGMEINEVEAALAEAHEETEKPKLIICRTVIGYGAPTKANTGAAHGEALGEAELAAAKKNLGWPYTEPFFIPEEVRRNMSAVEAGKSGQAQWQSIFDAYTAVYPEEAVKFKSFIDGKLPEGWNEGVEAMFKPADKPLATREASGKAMNLLGKKVDNLIGGSGDLAPSTKTVLEFDTIFGAGNGAGRNLQFGVREHAMGAICNGLALHGGVIPYCATFLAFYDYMRPPVRLAALQGLRVIFVYTHDSIGLGEDGPTHQPVEQILGLRSVPGLVTLRPADAAETAVSWEMAIERRDGPTALVLTRQKVPTIDRSGMSDVGLIRKGGYILWQSDADPRVIIIGTGSEVHLALEAGKKLKDMGISARVVSLPSWEVFDSQPEAYRNEVLPPQTWRRITIEAGRSLGWERYAGPRGVIIGLDHYGASAPGNIVMEKLGFTAEHVIQTAEYLSRQGDG